Proteins encoded by one window of Anopheles maculipalpis chromosome 2RL, idAnoMacuDA_375_x, whole genome shotgun sequence:
- the LOC126557200 gene encoding mucin-5AC-like, whose translation MDFVFRAFFLQFLLFGLLVTHVRPQTGGTDCHGKDYLCLDDVRFQLCVDYGDGKPTTVNDEVQVCPQGTFCSNSGHFECDSFVPPSTTAEPHVNVDDDATAQPETEENATNAPEVEVEDATLPETDAPASNPATESTNDEATPANPEASGPLEPVEEEVAVVEDEPAQESSTAAVEAETNEVPEDEGAVPSEGTELPEQTETTVASTETVPAQPTEESTSAPEEETVEATTAQSNNPEGEESPVETTLAPVEPELTNPPAEESTTSAPVETTVAPATEQEPAATDAPQAEVSENTESVVTTEEAVVSESNPTTEVSENTEAVEQSSTDAAEVVTTEESLPSEQSTEGVATETEESQDSSTAASASEVPEQQEETEAPVENGSEAPETTDGPQTEEQEGTETETSEPSVDPEVTESTSEPEASVSTTVSSEPSTETEAPDTPEEPETSESSSVSEEPSETTTTTTTTTTVPSTSSPEENSSSDPNTSESGSNEGSSAQDSTEAPSAESGSESNESNPTVPQAPGSSSFVCPAAGRFANPTDCHKYYVCFWLPFGLYSLEQNCLAGYAYNPTLERCTADQSVCFPGEFTCMGPGRFPDPTDPTQYFWCVWNMFGGYLQYKMQCPLGQVFNPFRGRCAFVVAGRALPLPDLLEEEEGVAVAEESTQADSAVVEPVQPAEPAVAPVEEQPKLKVKFTCLEEGTFADPNNCGRYFVCTLKKLDKFKKSKFKCAAGERFDPLVSMCVADEDALCE comes from the exons ATGGACTTTGTTTTCCGAGCATTCTTTTTGCAGTTCCTGCTATTC GGACTGCTGGTGACACACGTACGACCGCAAACCGGAGGAACCGACTGCCATGGCAAGGACTACCTGTGTCTGGACGATGTTCGATTTCAACTTTGTGTAGATTATGGTGATGGGAAACCGACGACCGTTAACGATGAGGTGCAGGTCTGCCCGCAGGGAACGTTCTGTAGCAACAGTGGACACTTCGAGTGTGACTCGTTCGTGCCACCGTCAACCACGGCGGAACCTCACGTTAATGTGGATGATGACG CTACAGCACAGCCAGAAACGGAAGAAAACGCTACGAATGCGCCAGAAGTAGAGGTAGAAGATGCTACCCTGCCTGAAACGGATGCGCCTGCAAGCAACCCTGCTACAGAAAGCACCAACGATGAAGCTACACCAGCAAACCCCGAAGCAAGTGGTCCACTCGAACCGGTCGAAGAAGAAGTCGCGGTGGTAGAAGATGAGCCTGCGCAAGAATCTTCAACCGCCGCCGTTGAAGCGGAGACTAACGAAGTTCCGGAAGATGAAGGTGCAGTTCCATCGGAAGGTACCGAATTACCGGAACAGACGGAAACGACCGTAGCATCGACGGAGACGGTCCCAGCGCAACCCACGGAGGAATCAACATCGGCCCCCGAAGAAGAAACGGTCGAAGCAACGACTGCACAATCAAACAATCCGGAAGGTGAAGAATCTCCCGTAGAAACGACACTGGCACCAGTTGAACCGGAACTAACCAATCCACCGGCAGAGGAATCCACGACTTCAGCTCCCGTAGAAACAACGGTTGCACCGGCGACCGAACAAGAACCAGCTGCAACGGATGCTCCCCAAGCAGAAGTTAGCGAAAACACGGAATCGGTTGTAACGACCGAAGAGGCCGTTGTTTCGGAATCGAATCCAACGACTGAGGTTTCAGAAAACACAGAAGCGGTAGAGCAATCTTCCACGGATGCTGCTGAAGTCGTCACGACGGAAGAAAGTTTGCCATCGGAACAATCAACGGAGGGTGTTGCAACTGAGACCGAAGAGTCGCAAGACTCATCAACGGCCGCCTCAGCATCTGAAGTGCCTGAGCAGCAGGAAGAAACGGAAGCACCTGTAGAAAATGGTAGCGAAGCTCCCGAGACAACTGATGGGCCACAAACGGAGGAACAGGAAGgtaccgaaaccgaaacttCTGAGCCTTCGGTCGATCCAGAAGTGACAGAATCAACTTCCGAGCCAGAGGCTTCCGTATCCACCACTGTAAGCTCCGAACCATCAACGGAAACCGAAGCTCCAGATACCCCTGAGGAACCAGAAACTTCCGAATCGAGCAGTGTCAGTGAGGAACCTTCTGagacaaccaccaccaccactaccaccaccactgtcCCTTCAACTTCTAGCCCCGAAGAAAACTCGTCTTCCGACCCTAACACCAGCGAGTCCGGTTCCAACGAAGGATCCTCTGCCCAGGACTCCACGGAAGCCCCGTCCGCTGAATCCGGTTCCGAATCGAACGAAAGCAACCCAACGGTACCGCAAGCTCCCGGTTCCAGTTCATTCGTGTGCCCTGCCGCAGGTCGCTTTGCAAACCCTACCGACTGTCACAAGTACTACGTCTGCTTCTGGCTACCGTTCGGACTGTACAGCCTCGAGCAGAATTGTCTGGCGGGATACGCGTACAACCCGACGCTGGAACGGTGTACTGCCGACCAGAGCGTTTGCTTCCCGGGAGAGTTTACGTGCATGGGACCGGGTCGCTTCCCGGATCCAACCGATCCGACCCAGTATTTCTGGTGCGTGTGGAACATGTTCGGTGGCTACCTGCAGTACAAGATGCAGTGTCCGTTGGGCCAGGTGTTCAACCCGTTCCGTGGTCGTTGTGCGTTTGTCGTAGCGGGACGTGCGCTTCCGCTGCCGGATTTGTTGGAAGAGGAAGAAGGCGTTGCAGTTGCTGAGGAATCGACTCAAGCGGATAGTGCCGTTGTGGAGCCAGTTCAACCAGCGGAACCTGCGGTGGCACCGGTCGAAGAACAACCGAAGTTGAAGGTAAAGTTCACATGCCTGGAAGAGGGTACGTTTGCCGATCCAAACAACTGTGGCCGTTATTTCGTGTGCACCTTGAAGAAGCTGGACAAGTTCAAGAAGAGCAAGTTCAAGTGCGCTGCTGGAGAACGCTTCGATCCGCTGGTGAGCATGTGCGTTGCGGACGAGGATGCTCTATGTGAGTAA